The Danio rerio strain Tuebingen ecotype United States chromosome 1, GRCz12tu, whole genome shotgun sequence genome includes a region encoding these proteins:
- the zmp:0000000906 gene encoding uncharacterized protein zmp:0000000906, translating into MSSGEDYEDDYEDDDDDDDVDDEEEEDEDEDEDEEDDDDDDDDDEDDDDDDEEEEEEEDEDEEGDDDEDDYDEEEDDDEDDDDEEENDDEDNYDEEEEEDDDVEFDDLEFDDDKEEDKVHTGDTISDKQVQDKMPKETLNMKENGNEKAANIQKNQTEKGVAAADANATMTKTQKNQTEKEAAAADANATMTKTQKNQTEKEVSVADANVMMSKTQMNQTEKEAAAADKNGTVSKTQMNQTEKEAAAANANVMMSKIQKNQTEKEVTAADANVMMSKIMKNQTEKEAAEADTNARKPRIQKRQTKKEDDAADTTDTKPKIQKKQTKKEADATDANVTKPKIQKKQTKKEDDAADTDVTTLKIQRKQTKKEDDAADTNDTTLKIQRKQTKKEDDAADTDVTTLKIQRKQTTKEDDAADTNDTKPKIQKKQTKKEDDAADTNVTTLKIQRKQTTKEDDAADTNVTTLLIQRKQTKKEAAPADTNDTKPKIQKEQAKKEADAAETNITKPKIQKKQTKKEPTPADTNPMKPKIQKEQTKKEAAPAETNVTKPKLQKEQAKKEATPADTDATKPKIQKEQTKKEATPSDTNPMKPKIKKEQTKKESAPADTNAMKPKIQKEQTKKEAAPAETNATKPKIQKEQTKKEAAPAGTNTTKPKIQKEQTKKEPTPAETNAAKPKIQKEQAKKEAAPADTDATKPKIQKEQTKKEVPPAETNATKPKIQKEQAKKEATAASH; encoded by the exons ATGTCATCCGGTGAAG ATTATGAAGACGATtacgaagatgatgatgatgatgatgatgtagatgatgaggaggaggaagatgaagatgaagatgaagatgaggaagatgatgatgatgatgatgatgatgacgaggatgatgatgatgatgatgaggaggaggaggaggaggaagatgaagatgaggaaggagatgatgatgaagatgattatgatgaggaggaagatgatgatgaggacgatgatgatgaggaagaaaatgatgatgaagataattatgatgaggaagaagaagaagatgacgATGTGGAATTTGATGATCTAGAATTTGATGATGATAAGGAAGAAGATAAAGTACATACAGGGGACACGATCTCTG ATAAGCAGGTGCAGGATAAAATGCCAAAGGAGACCCTAAACATGAAGGAGAATGGGAATGAAAAAGCTGCTAATATTCAGAAGAATCAAACCGAGAAAGGAGTTGCTGCAGCTGACGCAAATGCTACGATGACTAAAACCCAGAAGAATCAAACAGAGAAAGAAGCTGCAGCAGCTGACGCAAATGCTACGATGACTAAAACCCAGAAGAATCAAACAGAAAAAGAAGTCTCTGTAGCTGACGCAAATGTTATGATGTCTAAAACCCAGATGAATCAAACAGAGAAAGAAGCTGCAGCAGCTGACAAAAATGGTACCGTGTCTAAAACCCAGATGAATCAAACAGAGAAAGAAGCCGCTGCAGCTAACGCAAATGTTATGATGTCTAAAATTCAGAAGAATCAAACAGAGAAAGAAGTCACTGCAGCTGACGCAAATGTTATGATGTCTAAAATTATGAAGAATCAAACAGAGAAAGAAGCTGCTGAAGCTGACACAAATGCTAGGAAGCCTAGAATCCAGAAGaggcaaacaaaaaaagaagatgaTGCAGCTGACACAACTGATACGAAGCCTAAAATccagaagaaacaaacaaagaaagaagcCGATGCCACTGACGCAAATGTTACGAAGCCTAAAATccagaagaaacaaacaaaaaaagaagacgaTGCAGCTGACACAGATGTTACGACACTTAAAATCCAAaggaaacaaacaaagaaagaagaCGATGCAGCTGACACAAATGATACGACACTTAAAATCCAAaggaaacaaacaaagaaagaagaCGATGCAGCTGACACAGATGTTACGACACTTAAAATCCAAAGGAAACAAACAACGAAAGAAGACGATGCAGCTGACACAAATGATACGAAGCCTAAAATccagaagaaacaaacaaaaaaagaagacgaTGCAGCTGACACAAATGTTACGACACTTAAAATCCAAAGGAAACAAACAACGAAAGAAGACGATGCAGCTGACACAAATGTTACGACACTTTTAATCCAAaggaaacaaacaaagaaagaagcCGCTCCAGCGGACACAAATGATACGAAGCCTAAAATTCAGAAGGAACAAGCAAAGAAAGAAGCCGATGCAGCTGAAACAAATATTACGAAGCCTAAAATccagaagaaacaaacaaagaaagagcCCACTCCAGCTGACACAAATCCTATGAAGCCCAAAATCCAGAAGGAACAAACAAAGAAGGAAGCTGCTCCAGCTGAAACAAATGTTACGAAGCCTAAACTCCAGAAAGAACAAGCAAAAAAAGAAGCCACTCCAGCTGACACAGATGCTACGAAGCCTAAAATCCAGAAGGAGCAAACAAAGAAAGAAGCCACTCCATCTGACACAAATCCTATGAAGCCTAAAATCAAGAAGGAACAAACAAAGAAGGAATCTGCTCCAGCTGACACAAATGCTATGAAGCCCAAAATCCAGAAggaacaaacaaagaaagaagcTGCTCCAGCTGAAACAAATGCTACGAAGCCTAAAATCCAGAAGGAACAAACAAAGAAGGAAGCTGCTCCAGCTGGAACAAATACTACGAAGCCTAAAATCCAGAAGGAACAAACGAAGAAAGAGCCCACTCCAGCTGAAACAAATGCTGCGAAGCCTAAAATCCAGAAAGAACAAGCAAAAAAAGAAGCTGCTCCAGCTGACACAGATGCTACGAAGCCTAAAATCCAGAAggaacaaacaaagaaagaagtCCCTCCAGCTGAAACAAATGCTACGAAGCCTAAAATCCAGAAGGAACAAGCGAAGAAAGAAGCCACTGCAGCATCTCATTAA